GAAAGACCTGAAATGGAGAAGCTTATATCTCCTATGTCGCATCTCTGGCCTAAAAATTTTGATGTCTCTGTTGAAGCGGCTAAAAGCAGCCTTTGTTTGAAACTTGAAAAACTCCAGTACGCATAGATAACCCCAGCGATTAAAACAACTGCCAGTAAAATTAGCAGTGACCTCTTTATGGCGGTACTCATGTCTTCTTTTTAGCATTGATGACTTCTAAGGTCAAGGTTAATACGCAGAATCAGAGATAGAACCAACTTGGTATCCTTGACAAAGATCACTTATTCAAATAAACTTATGCAAGAAAAGAATAAGCCTGGTATATGAAGGGAGAACAATGGACGCCAAGCTTTTAGAGTTGTATCAGATGGGCAAGGACCTTTTTGAAGAGGGCAGATACAACGAAGCCGAGCCCCTCCTGTTAGATATCATAAAAATCAACCCTGACTATGCAGATGTCCACAACAGACTTGGAATCATTTATAGCCATAAAGGAGAGCTTGAGAAAGCTGTGAAGCATTATGAGAAGGCCCTTAAAATAAATCCAAAATATACCGAGGTGGCCCTGAATCTTGCAGTTACATACAACGATATGGGTAAGTTTAAAAAGGCTCAGGATGTCCTTTCTAAGGCAGCCCAGATAGCCCACCCAACCCCTGCTACACTTGATCCTTTTGCAGCCGGGAAATTAGCAAACGAACACTTTGAGCTTGGCAATAAATACCTTGACATGGGGCTCAACGATGAAGCCATCGAAGAGTACAGAAAGGCCCTCAAATTGTCTCCAAAACTTGCAGATGTTCTTACGAAGCTCGGCATTGCCCTGCGCAACAAAAACTTATACGAAGAGGCGATTTTGCAATTCAGCAAGGCAAAGGAGGTTAACCCCCGATATGGCCCTGCCTGGGTACAGCTCGGGATTACCTATTATTTGAAGGGCCTTGTTGGTCTTGCTGTCGAGGAATGGGAGAATGCCCTCAA
This window of the Nitrospirota bacterium genome carries:
- a CDS encoding tetratricopeptide repeat protein, which translates into the protein MDAKLLELYQMGKDLFEEGRYNEAEPLLLDIIKINPDYADVHNRLGIIYSHKGELEKAVKHYEKALKINPKYTEVALNLAVTYNDMGKFKKAQDVLSKAAQIAHPTPATLDPFAAGKLANEHFELGNKYLDMGLNDEAIEEYRKALKLSPKLADVLTKLGIALRNKNLYEEAILQFSKAKEVNPRYGPAWVQLGITYYLKGLVGLAVEEWENALKLNPNLEEARLYMRLLNKTEE